The nucleotide sequence CAGAAGATCGGGATCCCGGTCGAGGGCCTCGGCTGGGTGTGGCCGCTCGCCGCGGTGATGTCCGTGCTCCTCATCGCCTTCGCGGTGCAGGTGCTCGCCTTCGTGCCGGACCGGGTCGCGAAGCTCAACTGGGTCGTGGGGATCGGGCTGGGCGTCCTGGTGGGGCTGCACCCGCCCGCCCACGAGTGGTGGTTCGCCGCGGCCGTGGCCACGGGGGTGGTCGCCCACCTGGCCGGGGACCTGGTGACCACGCGCGGGATCCACCTGCTCTACCCGCTGCGGATGCCGCTGCCCCTGCCCCGGTCGGTGTACAAGAACCGGTCCTTCCTCACGGTGCCGCTGATCGGCAACGCCGGCTCGGCCGCGGAGATCGCGCTGCTCGCCCCGATCACCCTCTTCGCCCTGACGGGCCTGTGGGGGGCCTTCGCCCTGACCACCGGGCTCGTGGTCGCCTGAGCCTCAGACCACCCGCCCGTCGGCGGCGTGCTCGCGCTCCTGCTGCCCGCGCTCCTTCTTGATCAGCTCGAGCGTGCGGATGAGCCGCGGCATCGTGATGATGACGAGCCCGCCCACCATGTTCAGCGGGATGACCCACAGCATCCACACCAGCCACTCCGTGTAGGAGATGTCGGCGCCCGCGTGCATCGCCCCGAAGATGACCGCCGAGTTCAGTGCGCCGTGCAGCATGCCCAGCCCGACGACCAGCAGGCCGTCGATGAGCGCGATGGCGGTGTGCACCACCTCGTTGCTGGATCCCTGGCTCATCCGCGTCCCGAGCGTGATGGTGCTGCCGGCCAGCAGCGCCAGAGCGGCCGACTCCACGGTGAGGCCCCCCTCGAGGTACTTGGTCGCCGACTCCTCAAGGACGTCGTGGAACTGCGGGAACCCCGCCACGATCAACCAGGTGAACAGCCATCCGCCCAGGAGGTTGGTCAGCAGGGTCACCGTCCAGAAGCGCGCCAGCTGCCACCAGGTGCTGTGCCGGGAGACGACGGCGTAGATGGGCACCAGGAAGTTCTCCGTGAACAGCTCCGAGTGGGCGAGCTGGAGCGCGAGCAGCCCGAAGCCGAACGCCGCGCCGGCCAGCAGGTCCGATCCGGTGGCCTCCTTGACCGCCAGGTAGGCGAGGATGCCCACCCCCACGTCGATGCCCCCGAAGAGTCCGGTGATGGTCATCGCCCGCCACGTGCGGGTCAGGCGTTCGGCGCCCTCGGTGACCGTGTTCTCGAACTCCTCGACCAGCTCGTCCTCGAGCGGCTCGTCCGTCCTGCCCAGCTCCTTGCGCTTCTCCTCGAGATTCTCCCTGTCGGGTTCCATCCGTGCCCCCTGTGTGCCCTCGTCGACCCCTGACCGGGATGCGGCAAGCCTACTGACAGCAGGCCGGAGACCACGATTGGCCAACGGGGGCGACTGTGGGTAGGATTGTCGTCGTTGCCCACAGCGGTCCGCCGCTGTGATCCATCAGCGCGAGTGGCGGAATAGGCAGACGCGCACGGTTCAGGTCCGTGTGCCCGAAAGGGCGTGGGGGTTCAACTCCCCCCTCGCGCACCACACAGGCGAAGCGGGACATCCGACGGATGTCCCGCTTCGCCTTTTTGATGCCCCCGGACCGGCCGGAGCAGCCGGGCCCCGGCGGCCGGGCTCAGCCGACCGGGATCACCCCGGCGTAGTCGGTCTGGTAGCCGGTGACCGGGGCGTGCGGGATCTCGTCCCAGCGCTCCGGGTCCTCCTGCTGGACCTCCCCGGTGGCCAGGCCGAGCAGCAGCTCCTTCACGGCGAGCACGTTCTGCCGCACGCTCTTGCCGCGGGCCTTCTGGCCGAGGCTGCCGTCCGAGGAGTTGCCCGAGGTCTCGAAGAACACCACCGGGTGGGAGTGCCCCTCGGGGTTGAGCCCGCCGTGGTCCAGGCCGAGCATCATCGCCGAG is from Kocuria rosea and encodes:
- a CDS encoding metal-dependent hydrolase; this encodes MMGPSHAACGAAAWVALTADYQLHLQDLTVPIGWGVLDVGDTGVLTGALVTAGAALLPDLDHPDGTVARSLRPLSTWLARGICRLSGGHRRGTHSVLGVAVFTGLAAAAQKIGIPVEGLGWVWPLAAVMSVLLIAFAVQVLAFVPDRVAKLNWVVGIGLGVLVGLHPPAHEWWFAAAVATGVVAHLAGDLVTTRGIHLLYPLRMPLPLPRSVYKNRSFLTVPLIGNAGSAAEIALLAPITLFALTGLWGAFALTTGLVVA
- a CDS encoding formate/nitrite transporter family protein, with translation MEPDRENLEEKRKELGRTDEPLEDELVEEFENTVTEGAERLTRTWRAMTITGLFGGIDVGVGILAYLAVKEATGSDLLAGAAFGFGLLALQLAHSELFTENFLVPIYAVVSRHSTWWQLARFWTVTLLTNLLGGWLFTWLIVAGFPQFHDVLEESATKYLEGGLTVESAALALLAGSTITLGTRMSQGSSNEVVHTAIALIDGLLVVGLGMLHGALNSAVIFGAMHAGADISYTEWLVWMLWVIPLNMVGGLVIITMPRLIRTLELIKKERGQQEREHAADGRVV